A portion of the uncultured Draconibacterium sp. genome contains these proteins:
- a CDS encoding DEAD/DEAH box helicase gives MSYKLLSEPIRKYIRDKRWESLRPIQAAAISKIITTDNNYILASRTASGKTEAAFLPILSKTDFNNIGVQVLYVSPLIALINDQFFRIEELCKDLEIKVTKWHGEAKKSLKTNLIKSPNGIVLITPESLEAMFVNAPYNVAALFGNLRFVVIDEIHSFLGVDRGLQLMSILSRIQQVNRSKITTIGLSATIGDENYIEAKRLTGDISGTKVLLDRTRKETIAKFKYFSNSTAELSLDFLKDLYKETCSNKVLIFPNSRGRTEEVAVKLRRISDKVNGHKNYYSHHSSVDKEIRESIEHFAKNNERFNFCISCTSTLELGIDIGTVDKIVQIDSTHSVSSLVQRIGRSGRREGEQSIVNIYATDKWSLLQSLACWILYNDGFLEPIKTAKKHYDILLHQLLSIVKQHSGCSRIDLIQRIKKNFAFQDIEEKDINTIIDESLKSDYLENIHRELILGIEGEKIVNSREFYSVFKTEPSFKVLFSGKKIGEIPFSPQVRVDENMLLAAKIWKIKDIDIKGRKIIVVPARDGKKPKFFGGGGNIHSKIREKMLQILKSEESFSELDERSNTILEELRYDFRGFKIFDFEHDKPVVEKEEKLVVYTFSGSKINLSLHFLIKCAGYEVALHDHDSTLEINIGISEFKKLKLDVNGVYGSIDDHLIAALTENESLLAFSKWGEYLPMQYKCEILKERYFNFEEAVNMLNKIKPIQS, from the coding sequence ATGTCATACAAATTATTATCAGAACCTATTCGGAAGTACATTCGCGATAAACGATGGGAATCGTTACGTCCTATTCAGGCAGCTGCAATTTCAAAAATAATCACAACGGATAATAATTATATTCTCGCATCGAGAACAGCGTCCGGAAAAACAGAAGCAGCTTTCCTCCCGATTCTTTCAAAAACTGATTTTAACAACATAGGGGTGCAAGTACTTTATGTATCTCCACTAATCGCGCTTATTAATGACCAGTTTTTTCGGATAGAGGAATTATGTAAAGACCTTGAAATAAAAGTAACAAAATGGCATGGTGAGGCCAAAAAGTCATTAAAAACAAACCTTATAAAAAGTCCTAATGGCATTGTATTAATTACACCAGAATCATTGGAAGCAATGTTTGTGAATGCCCCATATAATGTTGCGGCATTGTTTGGCAATCTAAGGTTTGTCGTAATTGACGAAATACATTCATTTTTAGGTGTTGATAGGGGACTACAATTAATGTCGATATTGTCAAGAATTCAGCAGGTTAATAGGTCAAAAATCACAACTATTGGCTTATCCGCTACAATTGGTGATGAAAATTATATTGAAGCTAAGCGGTTAACCGGAGATATTTCGGGAACAAAAGTACTGCTTGACCGAACCCGAAAAGAGACGATAGCAAAGTTTAAATATTTTAGTAATTCAACGGCAGAATTGTCTTTGGACTTTCTAAAGGACCTTTATAAAGAAACTTGTTCCAATAAAGTTCTGATTTTCCCTAATAGTAGAGGAAGAACTGAGGAGGTTGCAGTAAAGCTAAGAAGAATCTCAGATAAAGTCAATGGACACAAAAACTATTACTCACATCATTCGTCTGTTGACAAAGAAATTCGTGAAAGCATAGAGCATTTTGCCAAAAATAATGAGCGATTCAATTTTTGTATATCGTGTACTTCTACTTTAGAACTAGGGATTGATATAGGAACAGTTGATAAAATTGTTCAAATTGATTCAACGCATTCAGTTTCATCCCTTGTTCAAAGGATTGGAAGAAGTGGTCGTCGCGAAGGAGAACAAAGTATTGTAAATATATATGCGACAGACAAATGGAGCTTGTTACAGTCCTTAGCATGTTGGATTTTATATAACGATGGATTTCTTGAGCCGATAAAAACTGCTAAGAAACATTATGATATTCTCTTGCATCAGTTATTATCAATAGTTAAGCAGCATTCTGGGTGTTCAAGAATAGACTTAATTCAAAGGATAAAGAAAAATTTTGCATTTCAGGACATTGAAGAAAAAGATATAAATACGATTATAGACGAATCACTTAAGTCTGATTATTTAGAAAATATCCATCGTGAATTAATACTGGGAATCGAAGGGGAAAAGATTGTCAATTCTAGAGAGTTTTACAGCGTCTTTAAAACTGAACCTAGCTTTAAGGTACTATTCTCAGGAAAGAAAATTGGTGAAATTCCATTCTCTCCACAAGTTAGAGTTGATGAAAATATGCTTTTGGCCGCAAAAATCTGGAAAATTAAGGATATTGATATTAAGGGCAGAAAAATTATTGTTGTTCCCGCACGAGATGGTAAGAAACCTAAGTTTTTTGGAGGGGGTGGAAATATTCATTCCAAGATTCGGGAAAAGATGTTACAAATATTGAAAAGTGAAGAATCCTTTTCCGAACTAGATGAAAGAAGCAACACAATCCTCGAAGAGTTGAGATATGATTTTAGAGGTTTTAAAATTTTTGATTTTGAGCATGATAAGCCTGTTGTTGAAAAAGAAGAGAAGTTGGTTGTGTATACATTTTCTGGATCAAAGATAAACTTAAGCTTACATTTTTTAATTAAATGTGCAGGTTACGAAGTTGCTCTTCACGACCACGACAGCACCTTGGAAATTAATATTGGTATCTCCGAATTCAAAAAGTTAAAATTAGATGTGAATGGAGTGTATGGTAGCATTGATGATCATTTGATAGCTGCCTTGACGGAAAACGAGTCCTTACTTGCTTTCTCAAAATGGGGGGAGTATTTACCAATGCAATATAAGTGCGAGATACTTAAAGAGCGATATTTTAACTTTGAGGAGGCGGTAAATATGCTAAATAAGATTAAACCAATCCAGTCTTAA
- a CDS encoding competence protein CoiA family protein: protein MLTAIRKIDNVKVTGDVISKKKDDEYYCEYCKKDVVHHLAEARIKIGHFKHKSGDSYCPNQSKETEYHFNTKLDIYNYILNGWGANLKSIELEKWICNNTIRPDIYIETYRSKIAIEVQATILTVSEIKKRTERYCKNDIHVLWILPFQYDRFWEYNIVEPAYDGLDAQYSWMYAEKVKLKEMEIFLYWAYYKKLLFWDLEHKHSNTFVCIGLSEHKSEDVEFWRDGEEHYYHGKTAKTLKKINWIRYDIKFSELTTAYAPEFKAPFRSYIIPERELLTYDNRKRLKSK, encoded by the coding sequence ATGCTAACAGCAATTAGAAAAATAGATAATGTGAAGGTGACTGGTGATGTCATTTCAAAAAAGAAAGATGACGAATATTACTGCGAATATTGTAAAAAGGATGTTGTTCACCATTTAGCCGAAGCCAGAATAAAAATAGGACACTTTAAACACAAGAGTGGAGACTCATATTGCCCGAATCAAAGCAAAGAGACAGAATATCACTTTAATACAAAATTGGATATCTATAACTACATTCTAAACGGCTGGGGGGCAAATTTGAAAAGTATCGAATTGGAGAAATGGATTTGTAATAATACCATAAGGCCAGATATTTATATTGAAACGTATAGAAGCAAGATTGCAATAGAAGTTCAAGCCACTATTTTAACAGTTTCTGAGATTAAAAAGCGTACAGAGCGATATTGTAAAAACGATATTCATGTATTGTGGATTTTACCGTTTCAATACGATAGGTTTTGGGAATACAATATAGTCGAACCTGCCTATGACGGTTTGGATGCCCAATATTCTTGGATGTACGCCGAGAAAGTAAAACTTAAAGAAATGGAGATTTTTCTTTATTGGGCCTATTATAAAAAATTACTTTTTTGGGACCTAGAACATAAACATAGCAATACTTTTGTCTGTATTGGCTTAAGTGAACACAAAAGTGAAGATGTTGAATTTTGGCGAGATGGAGAGGAACATTATTACCATGGTAAAACTGCCAAAACTCTAAAAAAAATTAATTGGATTAGATATGATATAAAATTCTCTGAACTTACAACAGCATATGCCCCGGAATTTAAAGCTCCTTTTAGAAGCTATATAATCCCAGAACGAGAACTACTCACTTATGATAATAGAAAAAGATTAAAATCCAAGTAA
- a CDS encoding relaxase/mobilization nuclease domain-containing protein, whose amino-acid sequence MIGKAKSISHTVNAVNYAMKKPGAKEISRNKVVGETPREIATEFRIFQNLNSKCQKNTFSMVLSPSIPDGDKLSNTDFAKLAGDFLKRMKLNDHQFISFLHTDEKHKHLHIFVNRIDFDGRAYKDHFISKKAQRIAESVAKEWGFTTAKEIQQQKEQRLGNYIKEAHQRVLTVMPRDINDYAQLMEEYGIQTHRRIASDGKVVGLKFQIGEETIKGSSVGREFSAANLQKQILRNYEMMYRAEREKQRKQQQNRPSRDFGISF is encoded by the coding sequence ATGATCGGAAAAGCAAAAAGCATCTCACATACGGTCAATGCTGTTAATTACGCCATGAAAAAGCCCGGAGCGAAGGAGATCAGCCGGAATAAAGTTGTAGGCGAAACTCCCAGGGAAATTGCAACGGAGTTCAGGATCTTTCAGAACCTGAATTCCAAGTGCCAGAAGAATACCTTTTCAATGGTTTTAAGTCCATCCATTCCTGACGGTGATAAACTTAGTAACACGGATTTTGCAAAACTGGCCGGAGACTTTCTGAAACGCATGAAATTGAATGATCATCAGTTTATTTCTTTTCTGCATACCGATGAGAAACACAAGCACCTGCACATTTTCGTCAACCGTATTGATTTTGACGGGAGAGCGTACAAGGATCACTTTATCAGCAAAAAGGCGCAGCGTATTGCTGAAAGTGTGGCTAAAGAATGGGGATTTACTACTGCCAAAGAAATTCAGCAGCAAAAAGAGCAGCGATTGGGCAACTACATTAAAGAAGCCCACCAACGGGTTTTGACCGTAATGCCCCGCGACATTAATGATTATGCCCAATTGATGGAAGAGTATGGAATCCAAACGCACAGGAGAATTGCCTCTGATGGAAAAGTTGTTGGATTGAAATTCCAGATTGGAGAGGAAACCATAAAAGGCAGTAGTGTTGGCCGGGAGTTTAGTGCTGCCAATCTGCAAAAACAGATTCTGCGAAATTATGAAATGATGTACCGTGCGGAACGAGAAAAACAAAGAAAACAACAACAAAACCGTCCTTCAAGAGATTTTGGAATAAGCTTTTAA
- a CDS encoding toprim domain-containing protein, with product MRFSKLQCDTAREIPITEFLKRSGYSPVKENQHSAWYLSPIRKENEASFKVSKVLNRWYDHGLGKGGNIIDLVIEMNNNCSVSDALRILAKNIPSFSFQQQNNVVELAPEPEIQTDKILPIRHPALIKYLSERKINAKTAARFASQVHYSNNQKRYFALGLENVSGGWELRNPYYKNAAAPKDLSYFTTGKQLLSVTEGMFDFFSLLMLYPGLPHQSDFLVLNSVSFINRIHDIAQTYPKVGLYLYNDSAGKKATKQIMADLTNSVDMSAIYKNSKDLNQLLIARSQRLRRSPW from the coding sequence ATGAGATTTTCTAAACTACAATGCGATACAGCCCGTGAAATTCCGATAACAGAATTTCTGAAAAGATCCGGATACTCACCGGTAAAAGAAAACCAACATTCAGCCTGGTACCTTAGTCCGATTAGAAAGGAAAATGAAGCCTCCTTTAAGGTTTCCAAAGTTCTTAACCGCTGGTACGATCATGGTCTTGGAAAAGGAGGAAATATTATTGACCTGGTTATTGAAATGAATAACAACTGCAGTGTTAGTGATGCTCTGAGGATTCTGGCTAAAAACATTCCATCTTTCTCTTTTCAACAGCAGAATAATGTGGTTGAGTTAGCGCCCGAACCGGAAATCCAGACCGATAAGATCCTCCCCATTCGGCACCCGGCTTTGATCAAATATTTGTCGGAAAGAAAAATTAATGCAAAAACTGCAGCCCGTTTTGCCAGCCAGGTTCATTATTCGAATAATCAAAAACGATACTTCGCTTTAGGCTTAGAAAATGTTTCGGGAGGCTGGGAACTTCGAAATCCGTATTATAAAAATGCTGCAGCACCAAAAGACTTATCCTATTTCACTACAGGTAAACAATTGTTGAGTGTTACCGAAGGCATGTTTGATTTTTTTAGTTTGTTAATGCTTTATCCTGGCTTACCACACCAATCAGATTTTTTGGTATTGAATTCTGTTTCGTTTATCAACCGCATCCATGATATTGCCCAGACTTATCCCAAAGTTGGTCTCTATCTCTATAATGATTCAGCTGGTAAAAAAGCGACCAAACAGATAATGGCCGATCTAACGAACAGTGTCGATATGTCGGCCATCTATAAAAACTCAAAAGATCTGAATCAGCTGTTGATAGCCCGAAGCCAACGTCTGCGTAGGTCTCCGTGGTAA
- a CDS encoding helix-turn-helix domain-containing protein — MENQAFISKQVLSELKQIKTLLAENKTVFNVEELAQYTGLSKSKIYKLLSKKLIPTGTNANIRQKFFYKKDIDLWLMGISKEELEIEGEFNKMLSENRKR, encoded by the coding sequence ATGGAAAATCAAGCATTTATTTCAAAACAGGTTCTTAGCGAACTGAAACAAATCAAAACGCTACTCGCAGAGAACAAAACCGTTTTCAATGTTGAAGAGCTGGCCCAATACACAGGACTATCCAAAAGCAAAATTTACAAGTTGCTCAGTAAAAAGCTGATCCCCACCGGAACCAATGCCAACATCAGACAAAAGTTCTTTTATAAAAAAGACATAGATCTCTGGCTAATGGGCATTTCCAAGGAGGAGCTGGAAATAGAAGGTGAGTTCAACAAGATGTTGTCAGAAAACAGGAAAAGATGA
- a CDS encoding RHS repeat domain-containing protein, with the protein MKRKILFMMGLLVLSLAIYAQKDTVKVDSLGISPALLPMTLSSVSPATLGSTVPNIVPPSPHAAELGRFGAVSVGLYTGTIQHSIPIFELKNEHLSLPISLNYSSNGFMVDKLASWVGYDWSLNAGGIITRYRKGKTDIPGSRPYSNWSSLSTSEKLNLLDLLVGYEHDLQPDIFAVSLPGYSFKFVFDNDGDPVTIPYTPVKIATNSTGAFTYFHITTPDGIVYKFEDNESTAPPSESSFNTAWHLSEILHPTGDKITFTYSSYSIAQKVGIDRKVMVKISSTGGDPEGSCNNSEFKKQITSINNTISYLSQIDFVGVGKVVFEKSSGRSDALNEYKLDKITIKDDSGNAIKSFQLNYQFPLRTSSYSCQITTTTDVNYRMFLTSLNEKDASSSTVKTYTFEYNSMTSLPARFSYAQDHWGYFNGKYNNDIISISDVPSTYQGLFSGHVGSTADRSPNYLYSKKGMLYKITYPTGGYTTFEYEANKNSSGTQIGGCRILRTKSYTSSSATPIIKKYNYLQASTFGSLYPTYYQSQSTYYDYDFNMGHWTGQCVYGILSSNSLNNVYVDGQNMVCYPSVEVLSGENGENGKDKYSYHVVFDTPGTPVNGGQIQPIPVSNTGWSSGNLEEILTSDNGSNSIKKEETNYNFTETRNETEIPCLVSNKRLNPTYIPTNDYEKLSYYDVVPYTLHSNWFYVSSSVVTHYESGGNVTSTTSNSFENANHCQITQQIMTNSDGVQHKNKWRYPHDYGSVSNFTTLKNKNIIAKPVDIRQYMGSQLSSGIQNKYNDDGQTIDVYSAEPTGTDISFSTTNPYTFTHKLKFDYNTKDVIKQITNDDSFNTVYLRDATGNYVMAKIENATYSQVSSQDGKTFSYASKTLYNSLKSLVPDALITTFTYKRLVGITQQTDPSGVTTYYEYDSFGRLSTVKNDDSKILNKYDYHYAN; encoded by the coding sequence ATGAAAAGAAAAATCCTATTTATGATGGGTTTATTAGTGCTAAGTTTAGCTATTTATGCCCAGAAAGATACTGTAAAGGTTGATAGTCTCGGAATATCACCGGCTTTACTACCTATGACCCTTTCATCTGTGAGCCCTGCTACTTTGGGCTCTACAGTTCCTAATATTGTTCCACCATCGCCTCATGCTGCTGAATTGGGGCGTTTCGGAGCTGTTTCTGTTGGCCTATATACAGGAACAATTCAACATTCTATTCCAATTTTTGAGCTCAAAAATGAGCATTTAAGTCTTCCAATTTCATTAAACTATAGTTCCAATGGCTTCATGGTCGACAAATTGGCTTCCTGGGTGGGCTATGACTGGAGTTTGAATGCAGGCGGAATAATAACCAGATATAGAAAAGGGAAAACCGATATTCCAGGATCCCGGCCATATTCCAATTGGAGTTCTTTGAGTACAAGTGAAAAGTTGAACTTACTTGATTTGCTCGTTGGATATGAGCATGATCTTCAGCCCGATATATTCGCAGTCAGCCTTCCCGGCTACTCGTTTAAATTTGTTTTTGATAATGATGGAGATCCGGTAACTATACCTTACACTCCTGTAAAGATCGCGACAAATAGTACTGGAGCTTTCACCTACTTCCACATAACAACTCCTGATGGAATAGTTTATAAATTTGAAGACAATGAATCAACTGCACCTCCAAGCGAATCTTCTTTTAATACAGCTTGGCATCTTTCTGAAATTCTACACCCAACAGGCGATAAAATTACCTTCACTTATTCTTCTTATTCTATTGCCCAAAAAGTTGGAATTGACAGAAAAGTAATGGTGAAGATATCATCTACAGGTGGAGATCCGGAAGGTTCTTGTAATAACTCGGAGTTTAAAAAGCAAATAACATCTATAAACAATACGATATCATATTTAAGCCAGATAGATTTTGTAGGCGTAGGTAAAGTAGTGTTCGAAAAGAGTTCCGGAAGATCTGATGCATTAAACGAATATAAGTTAGATAAAATTACAATTAAAGATGATTCTGGGAATGCAATAAAATCATTTCAGCTAAATTATCAATTTCCACTACGTACTTCTTCTTATTCCTGTCAAATCACAACAACTACTGATGTCAACTACCGGATGTTTTTAACTTCTCTGAATGAGAAGGATGCATCCAGTTCAACAGTAAAAACCTACACTTTTGAATACAACAGTATGACTTCACTTCCGGCTCGATTTTCATACGCTCAGGATCACTGGGGGTATTTTAATGGAAAGTATAACAATGATATTATTTCGATTAGCGATGTTCCTTCAACCTACCAGGGGCTGTTCAGCGGACATGTAGGCTCTACTGCAGATCGTTCACCGAATTATCTCTATTCGAAAAAGGGAATGTTGTATAAAATTACATACCCAACAGGAGGTTATACCACTTTTGAATATGAGGCCAATAAAAACAGCTCAGGTACCCAGATTGGTGGTTGCCGAATTTTAAGAACCAAATCATATACTTCATCCTCGGCCACTCCAATTATAAAGAAGTACAATTATTTGCAAGCTTCAACTTTTGGTTCTTTATATCCAACTTATTATCAATCCCAATCTACCTATTATGATTACGATTTTAATATGGGACACTGGACTGGGCAATGTGTTTATGGTATTCTGTCGTCTAATTCACTTAATAATGTGTATGTGGATGGGCAGAATATGGTTTGCTATCCTTCAGTCGAAGTTCTGTCAGGAGAAAATGGAGAAAACGGAAAAGATAAATATTCTTATCATGTAGTTTTTGATACCCCGGGAACTCCTGTTAACGGAGGGCAAATACAACCTATTCCGGTTTCCAATACTGGATGGTCGTCAGGAAACCTTGAGGAAATTCTAACCAGTGATAACGGCTCAAATAGTATTAAAAAAGAAGAAACTAACTATAATTTCACCGAAACGAGAAATGAAACAGAGATTCCGTGCTTGGTTTCAAATAAAAGGCTGAATCCTACATATATACCAACTAATGATTATGAAAAACTATCCTATTATGATGTAGTTCCTTATACACTTCACTCTAATTGGTTTTATGTTAGTTCTTCTGTTGTCACCCACTATGAGAGTGGCGGGAATGTAACTTCTACAACAAGTAATTCATTTGAAAATGCAAATCATTGTCAGATTACCCAACAGATAATGACGAATAGTGATGGAGTTCAACACAAAAACAAGTGGCGTTACCCACATGATTATGGTTCGGTTTCTAATTTTACAACACTTAAGAATAAAAACATCATTGCTAAACCCGTAGATATTAGACAATACATGGGGAGTCAGTTAAGCTCGGGGATACAGAATAAGTATAATGATGACGGACAGACAATTGACGTCTATAGTGCAGAACCAACAGGAACTGATATTTCATTTAGTACAACTAATCCATACACATTTACCCATAAACTTAAGTTTGATTACAACACAAAAGATGTAATTAAACAAATAACAAATGATGATAGCTTTAATACTGTGTATTTAAGAGATGCAACCGGTAATTATGTAATGGCAAAAATAGAGAATGCAACCTACTCTCAGGTTAGTTCGCAGGATGGGAAAACATTTTCCTACGCTAGTAAAACATTATATAATAGTTTGAAAAGTCTTGTTCCCGATGCGCTAATTACAACATTTACTTATAAACGCCTCGTAGGTATTACACAACAGACTGATCCCTCGGGAGTCACAACTTATTATGAGTATGATAGTTTTGGAAGACTGTCGACAGTTAAAAACGATGATAGTAAAATTTTAAATAAGTACGACTATCATTATGCAAACTAA
- a CDS encoding T9SS type A sorting domain-containing protein, whose product MKRIIILVLLASSMITASSQQMKFDWISQAGGQGWDIVTAINELPDGQLVLAGTFYESIFFGKDTLNSAGSRDVFIAKYKPDGTINKVITFGGAGYDYAKLIALEAGNGIIVPVKFYDELKISEKRFEGTLPVNIMLSWFDDSFELTQSLQLACTEEFDITGLHAAEDGSCYFSGWFTDTLQIKQNVYQSQSDKDIFVGKVSDQGELQWMKLFKGEGEDIPNSIVNHSPGKLLLSGITSNGCFGSKMNPKSNVGEAKYLFTAELDSEGEVIDVCYHLEGAEIFAVDLLADSTSVWILANFKGSLRESKQTGVTVATGKSDVLLLRYDLLEKTQKKCQLGGGGSETANTLIKSGDNLLITGQYSGTINFGLATIESNKKGTDVFIAMVSDDCIPVNIFALSGENDEFPCSAFASSSGVYVSGEFKGKMNTGNGELLSAGKEDIFLARVENCNAKNPLKIKSTVLDENTNEFVWELDAGSGFVDYSWDNGLSTSRYFVTNETGKYTVTVNDFFGCTYNAEVELIAEKSSSLPLNQDETEFKIYPTVTTGSVYWEPASVWENKQAVVTVFDATGKMVMKQEPGLLIQQAYSLDLSGEAEGVYMIEISGEGFREISKVMVKN is encoded by the coding sequence ATGAAACGAATTATAATATTAGTGCTGCTTGCATCTTCTATGATAACTGCAAGCAGTCAGCAAATGAAGTTTGATTGGATATCACAAGCTGGAGGACAAGGTTGGGATATCGTAACTGCAATAAATGAATTACCTGATGGGCAGTTGGTGCTTGCTGGTACATTTTACGAATCTATTTTCTTTGGGAAAGATACTCTGAATTCAGCCGGGAGCCGTGATGTTTTTATTGCTAAATATAAACCAGACGGTACCATTAATAAAGTAATAACTTTTGGTGGCGCAGGTTATGATTATGCAAAACTAATAGCACTTGAGGCTGGAAATGGAATTATTGTACCCGTAAAATTTTACGACGAACTAAAAATATCCGAAAAAAGATTTGAAGGTACGTTGCCGGTCAATATCATGTTGTCCTGGTTTGATGATTCGTTTGAACTAACTCAATCACTTCAACTTGCTTGTACAGAAGAATTTGATATAACTGGGCTGCATGCGGCTGAAGACGGAAGTTGCTATTTTAGTGGATGGTTTACAGATACACTTCAGATTAAACAAAATGTATATCAATCACAAAGTGATAAGGATATTTTCGTTGGAAAAGTATCCGATCAGGGAGAACTTCAATGGATGAAGCTATTTAAAGGAGAAGGCGAAGATATCCCTAACTCGATTGTCAATCATTCTCCGGGAAAATTACTTTTAAGTGGAATCACTTCTAATGGATGTTTTGGCAGTAAAATGAATCCGAAATCTAATGTGGGAGAAGCCAAATATTTGTTTACTGCTGAATTAGACTCAGAAGGAGAGGTGATAGATGTTTGTTACCATCTGGAAGGCGCTGAGATATTTGCAGTTGATTTGCTTGCTGATAGTACTTCTGTTTGGATCTTAGCCAATTTTAAGGGTAGTTTAAGAGAATCAAAACAAACAGGGGTAACAGTTGCGACTGGCAAAAGTGATGTATTGCTTCTTAGATACGATCTGCTTGAAAAAACACAAAAAAAATGTCAGTTAGGTGGAGGCGGTTCTGAAACTGCCAATACTTTAATTAAATCAGGAGATAATCTTCTGATTACCGGACAATATTCCGGAACCATTAATTTTGGCTTGGCCACAATCGAATCAAATAAAAAAGGAACAGACGTATTTATCGCAATGGTAAGTGACGACTGTATACCTGTTAATATCTTCGCACTGTCGGGAGAAAATGATGAGTTCCCTTGTTCGGCATTCGCTTCAAGTTCAGGTGTATATGTTAGCGGGGAATTTAAGGGGAAAATGAATACGGGTAATGGAGAACTTTTATCTGCAGGTAAAGAAGATATTTTTCTTGCAAGAGTTGAAAACTGTAATGCAAAGAATCCTCTTAAAATAAAATCCACAGTATTGGATGAAAACACGAATGAATTTGTTTGGGAACTGGATGCTGGGTCTGGTTTTGTCGATTATTCATGGGATAATGGACTATCAACTTCAAGGTATTTCGTGACGAATGAAACGGGGAAATACACAGTGACGGTTAACGATTTTTTTGGTTGTACTTATAATGCAGAAGTTGAACTAATTGCCGAGAAGAGTAGCAGCTTACCCCTTAATCAAGATGAGACCGAATTTAAGATTTACCCTACGGTGACAACGGGCAGCGTTTACTGGGAACCTGCTTCCGTTTGGGAGAATAAACAGGCAGTAGTAACTGTGTTTGATGCCACAGGAAAAATGGTAATGAAACAAGAGCCAGGTTTGTTGATCCAGCAAGCATATTCGCTTGATCTGTCAGGAGAGGCAGAAGGTGTCTACATGATAGAAATCTCAGGAGAAGGCTTTCGTGAAATTTCAAAAGTGATGGTAAAAAATTAA